DNA from Streptomyces sp. NBC_01476:
TCCCGGCGCCGAACGACGCGACCGCGTTCGAGGTGGACCACTGCGAGGAGCCGCCGGCCACGAAGTGCCGCCAGGTGTCGGCCACCGCGCCGGTACGTCCCTGACTGTCCGTCGCCAGCTGCGGCTGGAAGCTGAGCGTGGTGAAGGCACCCTGGCAGAAGAGCGGGAGCTGCAGGCTCGCACCGTAGGGGATCGCCGCGGGGGTGGACGTCCAGCCGCGCACGTACACGTCGTACGACGGCGAGCCGGCCGCGATGGAGCTCAGCGGGATCCTGCGGTTGAAGTAGTGCGCGGCCTGCGCCTGCTGGGCCTGGGCGGCGGGGGCCACCGCGAGGTGCAGGCTCCCGTTGAACCTGACCGGGTCCGCGAAGGGCGCGACCTCCTGGACGCCCGGCGGCCGGCCCGCGTTCCCCGGGTCGTCCTGCAGCCGCAGCCAGGGGCCGGACGGCCCGAGGTCGTCGGCGGTGACCTTCTGCAGCACGTACGCCGTGGCTCCCGCGCCGGGCGCGAGAACCGCGGCGGGTACGGCCGCGACGACTGCCGCGGCGAGCGACGCGCTGAGCGTTGCGGTGAAACGGGACATACGGCGGGGCTCCCATCGCAGGGGGACAGGGGACAGGGGACAGTGGGGCGCGGGTCAGATAGATCCCACTGCGGCCGGACGCCGACGCCTGCGCGGAGCGTTCTCACTCGGACGGCCCACCCGGCCCCCTCCCGCCGTGTCCAACCCCCGCGATCAGAAACGGACATCCGCGTCAGGTCTTGACAGAAGCCTGCCGGGATTACAGCCTATGGCAACGTTGTCATGCGGACCCGAGCCGGCCCGCGCGCTCCGTTGAGCCGCCCACCTGGGATTGGACCCACGCACATGCCAAAACAGTCTCACCCCTCACGTCGAACGGTCGTCGCCACCGGTTCGACCCTGCTCGCCGGCTTCGGGCTGGGGGTCGCGCTCCCGGGGAGCAGCTTCGCGGCCGAGCCCAAGAAAGGGCCGGGCAAGCCGACTTCACCCGGCGAGCTGGCCGCGTACCGGCCGATCCAGGTCTCCTCCACGGACTACGCGGCCACCCCCGGTGAGTTCGCCGTGGACAAGCTCGGCTCGGTCGGGGTGAAGGGCTCCGGGTGGCGGGCCGCCGCCGGCGACCCGCAGTGGATCTCGGTCGACCTGCAGGCCGACTGCGAGGTCGACTCCGTCCGCCTCACCTTCGAAGCCACCGTCAACGACCCGCCCTTCGTCCCCTCCACCAGCGGCAACCCCTGGGACAGCACCACCGGCAAGGAGATCCTCTCCAGCTGCGCGGTGGACTTCGTCGTCGAGACCTCCCGCGACCAGCGCTCCTGGACCAGCGTGTACCGGACCACCTCAGGCACCGGCGGCGTCGTCGACATCACGCTCGACAAGCCGGTCACCGCCCGCTGGGTCCGGCTGACCGTCCGCAAGCGGTCGAACACCAACCCGCTGGGCCTCAACGGCTTCGAGGTCTACGGCACCGCCCGCGGCCACCGCCCGGACGCCACCGGCTGGACCGACTGGGGCACGCACCACCACACCGCCCCGGACCTCAAGACCGCCGCCGACGGCACCGTGCCGCTGGAGTCCGGCTGGACGCTGACCATGGACGACTGGGCGGGCGGCGAGGGCGCCGACCTGTCCAAGCCCACCGTGGACACCAGCGGCTGGCTCCCCGCGACCGTCCCCGGCACCGTACTGACCTCACTGGTGGACCAGGGCAAGCTGCCCGACCCGGTCACCGGAATGAACAACCTGCACATACCGGAGGCGCTGTCGCGCCACTCCTGGTGGTACAAGCGGGACTTCCGCCTGCCGCACGGCCTCGCCACCGGTTCCGGCCGCCACATCTGGCTGGAGTTCGACGGGGTCAACCACCAGGCCGACATCTGGCTCAACGGTCAGCAGGTCGGCGGTCTGACCTACCCCTTCGCCCGCTCCGCGCACGACATCACCAAGCTGCTGACCGGCGGCGAGCAGGCGCTCGCGGTGAAGATCACCCCGATGCCGATCCCCGGCACCCCCGGCGACAAGGGCCCCGAGGGCCTGTCGTTCGTCGACGCCGGCGCCAACATCATGAACCTCAACTCGCCCACGTACCTTGCCGCTTCCGGCTGGGACTGGATGCCCGCGGTGCGCGACCGCGTCTCCGGCATCTGGAACCACGTGCGGCTGCGCTCCACCGGCCACGCGGTGATCGGCGACCCCCGGGTGGACACCAGCCTCCCGAAGCTGCCGGACACCAGCAGCGCCGAGCTGACCATCGTGGTGCCGGTGCGCAACGCGGACACCGCCGACCACAAGGTCACCGTCTCCGCCGCCTTCGACGCGGTGCAGGTCTCGCAGACCGTCACCGTGCCGGCCGGCACCAGCGTCGAGGTGACCTTCGCCCCGGACGCGTACACCAAGCTCAAGCTCCGCAACCCCAGGCTGTGGTGGCCCAACGGCTACGGCAGCCCGGACCTGCACGACCTGACGCTGACCGCCACGGTGGACGGACGGCAGAGCGACCGGCGCGAAACCCGGTTCGGCATCCGCCAGTTCGGCTACGAGTACGACACCCCGCTGCCGTTCACCAGCGGCAGCGACGCGTACACCCAGTCGGTGGACCTGGGCGCGCGGCAGGCGCAGTACGTGCGGATCAAGTGCCTCACCAGGGCGACCGGGTGGGGGTCCTCGCTGTGGACCCTGTCGGTCTTCGACAGCTCGGCGCCCGACACCGACCTGGCTCTGCACAAGACGGCGACCGCCTCTTCCACCGACGAGTCCGACCACGGGCCGGAGAACGCCACCGACGGCAACCCGGACACCCGGTGGTCCTCGTCCTTCGACGACGACCAGTACATCCAGGTGGACCTGGGCGCGCCGGTCTCCTTCGACCGGGTCGACCTCACCTGGGAGCAGGCGTACGCGCAGACGTACATCGTCCAGGTCTCGGCCGACGGTTCGGCCTGGACCGATGCGAAGGCGGTCGACAACACCGCGGTCCCGCTGCCCTTCAACAGCGGCGACGCCAGCTTGCAGACCGAGGACTTCACCGCCCGGACCGCGCGCTATGTGCGGATCAACGGCGGCGCCCGGGCGACCAGTTGGGGTAACTCGCTGTGGAGCCTCGCGGTGATCGACAGCTCCTTGCCCAGCACCGACCTGGCGCTGCACAAGACGGTCAGCGCCTCCACCGAGGACCCGTCGAACCCGGCGAAGAACGCCACCGACGGCAACCCGGGCTCGCGCTGGTCCTCGGAGTACCTGGACAACCAGTGGATCCAGGTCGACCTGGGCTCCGCCCAGACCTTCGACCGGGTCGTCATCGTGTGGGAGGCGGCGTTCCCGAAGACGTACACCATCCAGGTCTCCGACGACGGGAAGAGCTGGACCGACGTGAAGAGCGTCGACAACACGCCGGTCCCGCTGAAGATCAGCGTCAACGGCGTGCGGGTCTTCGCCCGCGGCGGCAACTGGGGCTGGGACGAACTGCTGCGCCGGATGCCGCTGGAGCGGATGGACGCGGCGGTGCGGATGCACCGCGACATGAACTTCACGATGATCCGCAACTGGGTGGCCTCCAGCAACCGTGAGGAGTTCTTCGCCAAGTGCGACGAGCACGGTCTGCTGGTGTGGAACGACTTCCCCAACGCGTGGGGCATGGACCCGCCGGACCACCAGGCGTACAACGACATCGCCGCGGACACCGTGCTGCGCTACCGCATCCACCCGAGCGTCGTGGTCTGGTGCGGCGCCAACGAGGGCAATCCGCCGGCCGCCATCGACAACGGCATGCGCACCGCCGTGCAGTCGCAGGCCCCCGGCATCCTCTACCAGAACAACTCGGCCGGCGGCATCATCACCGGCGGTGGCCCGTACGGCTGGGTCGAGCCGTCCCGTTACTACGACCCGACCACCTTCGGCAGCGGCAGCTTCGGCTTCCACACCGAGATCGGCATGCCGGTGGTCTCGACCGCCGAGAGCATGCGCAACCTCGTCGGCGACGAACCGGAGTGGCCGGTCGGCGGGGCCTGGTACTACCACGACTGGAGCACCAGGGGGAATCAGGCGCCGCAGAACTACCAGGCCGCCATCGAGGCCCGGCTGGACAGCGCCACCGGGCTCGACGACTTCGCCCGCAAGGCGCAGTTCGTCAACTACGAGAACACCCGGGCGATGTTCGAGGCGTGGAACGCCAACCTCTGGGACGACGCCAGCGGTCTGATGCTGTGGATGTCCCACCCGGCGTGGCACAGCACGGTCTGGCAGACGTACGACTACGACTTCGACGTCAACGGCACCTATTACGGGGCCCGCAAGGCGTGCGAGGCCGTGCACGTCCAGGCCGACCCGGACAACTGGCAGGTCATCGCGGTCAACCACACCCCGCAGGCGCTTCGGGGCGTCACCGTGACCGCGCGGGCGTACGACCTGAACGGCAAGCAGCTCGGCGCCACCCGGCAGCAGAAGCTCGACGTCGCCTCCTCGGACACCACGCAGGCGTTCACCGCCGGCTGGACGAACGGCCTGCCGGACTTCCACCTGCTGCGGCTGAGCCTGGCCGACAGCCGGGGACATGTCCTGTCGGAGAACACCTACTGGCGCTACCGCGACACGGCGGCCATGAAGGCGCTCAACAAGGCCAGGCAGGTGAAGGTCGCGGCCTCCGCCGGCCGGGTGACCCGGTCGGGTGAGCGCAGCGCTCTGACGGCAACGGTCACCAACCGGGGCTCGGCGGTCGCGGCGATGGTCCGGCTGTCGCTGCTGGACGAGCGCAGCGGCGAGAGGGTGCTGCCGACGCTGTACGGCGACAACTACCTCTGGCTGCTGCCGGGCGAGTCCCGGTCCGTCACGCTCTCCTGGCCCACCGGCGCGCTGCGTTCGGGCCGGCCCGCCCTGCGGGTCGAGGGGTACAACGTGCCGCGTACCGTGGCACGGGGCTGACCGCCCCCCAGAAACGGCGCCGGTCCTGCTGGAGGGGCCGGCGCCTTCTGCTGCCCGCGCGCGGGGACTTGGTCCGGACCTTGACGTGTCCACTGCATTGACCTTACGGTCCTCGGTCAAGGCTTCACAACCGCGTCCGACGTTCATGGACATGAATCGCGGTGTGGAGATCGCCGACCGGAAGGCAATCCCCCCATGCATTTCGGAATCATCCCGAGGGTCCTCGGACTCTCCGCCGCGCTGGGCGGTGTGGTGGCCGCGGTACTGATGGCGCCCGCCTCCGCCAGTCCCGCCCCGGCGCCCGCACCCGCGCCCGTCAAAGCCGCCGCGGCCGCCGCCGTCGCCCCCTCACCCGCCGTCTTCACCCACCCCGGGGTGAACCTCAACACCGCCCAGCTCGACTTCGTCCGCAGCAAGGTCCAGGCGGCAGCGCAGCCGTGGAAGGCCGCGTACGACCAGATGATGGCCAGCTCGTACGCCTCCTTGTCCCGTACCCCCAAACCGCGCGCCACCGTCGAGTGCGGGCCCACCTCCAACCCCAACTACGGGTGCACCGACGAGCGGGAGGACGCCATAGCGGCGTACACCGACGCGCTGGCCTGGTACATCAACCGTGACGACCGCTACGCCCAGAAGTCGATCCAGCTGATGGACGCCTGGTCCGCCACGATCCAGAACCACACCAACGACAACGCGCCGCTGCAGACCGGCTGGGCCGGCTCCTCGTGGCCCAAGGCCGCCGAGATCATCAAGACCGTGCACGGCAACTGGGCCAACAGCGGCCGGTTCGCCACCATGCTGCGCACCGTCTACCTGCCGCTGGTCGTCAACGGCTCGAACCGCACCGGCAACTGGGACCTGACGATGCTGGAGGCGGCGGTCAGCATCTCCGTCTTCCTCGACGACCACGCCAGCTACGACACCGCCATCGGGCACTACCTGGAGCGCGTGCCGGCCTTCGTCTACCTGTCGTCCGACGGCGCGCTGCCCAAGACCGTGCCCAGCCAGCACCTCACCACCCGCGACCAGATCGTCAGCTTCTGGTTCGGAGCGAGCACCTTCACCACCGGCATCACCCAGGAGACCTGCCGGGACTTCACCCACACCGGTTACGGCATCTCGTCCATCTCGCACGTCCTGGAGACCGCCCGCATCCAGGGCCAGGACCTCTACCCCCAGGTCGGTGAGCGGCTGCGGCAGGCGCTGGGCTTCCAGTCCAAGTACGAACTCGGCGCGACCGTGCCGTCCAGCGTGTGCGGCGGCACCGTCAAACGCGGCCTCGGGCCCATCACCGAGGTCGGCTTCAACTACCTCAACACGCTGCACGGCGTCGCCATGACCAACACCCAGGCGCTCACCGAGCAGCAGCGGCCCGCCGGGTCGAACAACCTCTTCGTGGCCTGGGAGACCCTCACCAACGCCCAGAACCCGAACTGACCGGGGCAGGCCACCCGCGGACCGGGGCGTCGTGTTTCGCCCCGGTCCGCGCACCCGATTAACGTGTCGGCGTATGGAACGAGTGCTGGACCCGCTGTCGGACGTGTTCGCGGCGCTGAGCGTCCGCACCGGATCCCTGTCCGGGCTCGACGCGGCCGGCCCCTGGGCGCTGCGGTTCGGCGTGCACGAGCACATCAAGATCGGCGCCCTGCTCAGTGGCTCCGCCCGGCTGGGCGCGGACGGCGGCCCCACCGTACGGCTGGCAGCCGGCGACTGCTTCCTGCTCGCCGCACAGGACCACTTCGAGATGTCCAGCGACGAGCCGGGCGTCCCGATGGCCGACGGGGACCAGGTCTTCGGCGCCTCCACGACCCGGATCGTCCGGCTGGACGAGGCCGGGGCGGCCACCGGGCAGGAGCGCACCCTGGTCATCGGCGGCAGCGTCCACTTCCTGGACGCCACCGTGGCCCGGCTGCTCGACGGACTGCCGCCGGTCACCGCGATCCGGGCCGGCACCGGCCCGGCCCGGGCCATCCAGCCGCTGCTGCGGCTCTGCCTCGACGAGGTGGACGCGACCCGGCTCGGCACCCCGGTGATGATCGGACGGCTCACCGAGATGCTCTTCATCCAGGCGATGCGCGCCCTGGTCGAGCAGGACCCGGAGGGAACACCGCTGCGCGGCTGGCTGGGCGCCCTGGCCGACGGGCAGGTCGGCGCCGCCCTGCTGCTGATGCACCGCGCCCCGGAGCACCGCTGGACGGTCGCCGCGCTCGGCGGCGCGGTCGGGATGTCCCGGGCCGGCTTCGCCGCCCGGTTCAAGCAGCTGGTCGGGCTGCCGCCGCTGGAGTACCTGCAGCGCTGGCGGGTGCTGACGGCCGGCCGCGAGCTGCTGGCCGGCGACCGCACGGTGGCGTCGGTGGCCACCGAGTGGGGCTACTCCTCGGAGGCGGCGTTCAGTGCGGCCTTCAAGCGGATCACCGGGGTGTCGCCCGGCCGCTACCGCGCCGATCCGCTGGCGGCGGCGCCCCCGCTGCGCAGGGCCGGCGGCCACTCCGCGTCCTTCCTGCCGCATCCGCCGCTCGACCCGCCCCACCCGCCCCAGACGATGCCGCAAGTTCCGTAGACGGACGATCATGGCCGGGCCGTGCGGCCCGGCCGTAGCGTCGACAGCAGCGGTACGACGGCCGGCCGGCCGTCCGCCGTGGCCCGGCGCACCTTCCGGGCCCGGTACGAAGGAAGGCAGAACATGCAGTACGACCAGCTCGGCGCCACCGGTGCCTTCGTCTCGCGGATCGCGCTGGGCACGATGACGTTCGGCGGGGCCGGCACGCCCCCGTGGAACGTCATCGGCGGCCTGGACGAGAAAGCCGCCGACGAGATCGTGGGCATCGCCCTCGACGGCGGCGTCAACCTGGTGGACACCGCCGACATGTACGCCGGCGGCGAGTGCGAGGAGATCCTCGGCCGGGTGCTCGGGCCGCGCCGCCGGGACGTGGTCCTGGCCACCAAGCTCTTCGTCCGGATGGGCAAGGGACCCAACCAGGTCGGGCTCTCCCGGCTGTGGGTCACCCAGGCGCTGGAGGACAGCCTGCGGCGGCTGCGCACCGACCACATCGACCTGTACCAGATCCACAGCTTCGACCCGCTGACCCCGGTCGAGGAGACGCTCGGCGCCCTCGACGACGCGGTCCGGCAGGGCAAGATCCGCTACATCGGCGCGTCCAACCTGGCGGCCTGGCAGATGGCGAAGTACCTCGGCGCCTCCGACCTCGGCGGGCTGAGCCGCTTCGTGTCCCAGCAGGTCTACTACTCGCTGGCCGGCCGCGACATCGAGCGGGAGATCCTGCCGCTGGCGGTCGACCGCAAGCTGGCCACGCTCGTCTACAGCCCGCTGGCCGGCGGTTTCCTCACCGGCAAGTTCGACCGCGACGGCAGCAGCGACGAGCAGTCCCGCCGCGCCCAGGCGAACAACCCGCCGGTCGACCCGGACCGCGCCTACGACATCGTCGACGCGCTGCGTGCGGTCGCCGAACGGCACGGCGTGGGCGTCCCCCGGGTGGCCATCGCCTGGGTGCTCGCCCAGCCCGGTGTCACCAGCGCGATCGTCGGCGCCCGCCGCCCGGGGCAGCTCACCGAGACGCTGGCCGCCGCCGACCTGGAGCTCACCGCGGAGGACCTCAGGGAGCTCGACGAGGCCGGCGCCCTGCCTCCCTCCTACCCCGGCTATGTGCAGAGCGCGCCCAGCAACCGCCTCCCGCTCCAGGGCTGACACCCTCCCGCCCCCGCCGGCCGCCCGCACCCTGTCATCCGTCAGGAGCGCCGGCCGGCCCTCCCTCAGTACGGCTGCCACGACTGGTCAGGCCAGGGAGAGTCCCACCCGCGGCGGCTCGCTGCCGCGGGCTTACGCCCGAGCGGCCGGCGCGCGGGCCCGCGTCCGCTCCGGGAAAGGGGTGAAGCCCGCCGGTGAGCACCTGACGGGCGACGATGCCGAAGGCCCAGATGTCCGCGGTGGGGCGGACCGCCGCCCCCCGGCTGCCGGTGCGGGCCCGTCCACCGCTCCGGTCCGCTCCGGGCCGCGGAGCGGGAGTTGCGCCGGGTTCTGTTCGAACCGTTGCGCCGCCCCGGGCGAGCTGCGACACTTCCGGACGCTAAGCCACTGTTTCGAACATATAACCACAGCTCGCCTGGTGGTTCCTGGCTGTTCATGAGCGACAGCAGTGTTCACGATCTCTCCCGCACCTGACGTGGAGGCAGGAATGGCTCTTCACCGCACCGGCCGCTGGATGCTCCAGCGCTGCCTGGCTGCCGGCGTCACCCTCGCCCTGGCCATCGGACTGGGCACCGGCATCGGGTCCGCCGCGGGGGCGGCACCTCCGACGGCGGTGAGCGGTACGGCCGCCCGGCAGAGCGGCGCGCACCAGCCGGCGGCGCACTCGGTCACCTACGACGGCTACTCCTTCAAGGTCGACGGGAAGCGTACCTATCTGTGGTCCGGGGAGTTCCACTACTACCGGCTGCCCAGCCAGGACCTGTGGCTCGACGTCCTGCAGAAGATGAAGGCGGCCGGCTTCAACGCGGTCTCGCTCTACTTCGACTGGGGCTACCACTCGCCGGCGCCCGGGGTATACGACTTCACCGGTGTGCGGGACGTGGACAAGCTGCTGGACATGGCCGACCGGCTCGGCATCTACGTGATCGCCCGCCCCGGCCCGTACATCAACGCCGAGGTGGACGGCGGCGGCTTCCCCGGCTGGCTCTCCACCAAGGCGGGCAACACCCGTACCGGCGACCCGGAGTACCTGAAGTACAGCGACGAGTGGCAGCGGCAGATCGACCGCATCATCGCCCGCCACCAGCTCACCAACGGCACCGGCTCGGTGATCGAGTACCAGGTCGAGAACGAGTACTACAACGGCGACGCGGCCGGCCGCGCGTACATGCGGCACCTGGAGGACCGGGCCACCGCCGACGGCATCACGGTGCCGCTGGTCGGCAACAACAACGGCACCTTCAACTCCGGTGACGGGGCCCTGGACGTGGACGCCGCCGACTCCTACCCGCAGGGCTTCAACTGCAGCAACCCCGCGAAGTGGAACGGCGTGCCGGACATCAGCTACGACCATGTCGCCGGAAAGCCGCTGGCCACCGCCGAGTTCCAGGGCGGCGCCTTCGACCCCTGGGGTGGTCCCGGCTACGACAAGTGCGCGCAGCTGATCAACGACCAGTTCGCCGACGTCTTCTACAAGCAGAACATCGCGGTCGGCGCGACCTCGCAGAGCTTCTACATGACCTACGGCGGCACCAACTGGGGCTGGCTCGGCATGCCGGAGAACTACACCTCGTACGACTACGGCGCCGCGATCCGGGAGACCCGGCAGCTGGACCCGAAGTACGACCAGGACAAGCTGATCGGCTACTTCACCCAGGCGGTCGCCCCGCTCACCAAGACCGACGCGCTGCCGACGGTGGCCACCGACAACCCGAAGATCGTCGACACCGCACGCCGCAACCCCGACACCGGAACGCAGTTCCACGTCCTGCGGCACAGCGACTCCACCGCGACGAGCACCGACAGCGCCCATCTGACGATCGACCTCGGCGCCCACCCCGGTTACACCTACGACGACCCGGACCCGGCGGTCACCTACACCGGCACCTGGTCGCACGTCGGGGCGGAGCAGAACTACACCGGCGGGGACTACCAGCACACCGAGTCCTTCTCCGACGCCGCCGGTGACAGCGCGAGCGTCGACTTCACCGGCACCGGTGTGAAGTGGATCAGCAACCTCGACGGCAACCACGGCACCGCCGACGTCTACCTCGACGGCGCCAAGGTCAAGACCGTCGACCTCTACAGCGCCACCAAGCAGAACCAGTACGTGGCCTATCAGGCGAGCGGGCTCGCCGCAGGACCGCACACGCTGAAGATCGTGGCGACCGGCACCAAGGCCGCCGCCTCGGCCGGCACCTTCGTCACCATCGACGCGATCGACATCGCCACCGGCTCCCCCTCGACCGCGCCGGTCTACACCGTCCCGCAGCAGCCCGGCACCGGCATCACGCTGAACGGCCGCAGCTCCAAGATCATCGTCGCCGACTACAACCTCGGCGGCAACCAACTGCAGTACTCCACCTCGGAGATCATGACCAACGCCACCATCGCCGGCCGCGACGTCGCGGTGCTCTACGGCGACCACGGCTCCGACGGCGAGACCGTCCTGAACTACAAGACCCGTCCCACCGTCACCACCACCGGCGGCACGGTCGCCTCCACCTGGGACCCGGCCACCGGCGACCTGCGGCTCAACTACAGCCACACCGGCCTGACCCGGGTCCAGATCAGCGGCGGCGCTCACCCGCTCCTGCTGCTGCTCGCCGACACCGACACCGCCAAGACCTTCTGGCGGGCCGACACATCGGCCGGCCCGGTGATCGTGCGCGGCACCCATCTGCTGCGCGGCGCACAGAGCCACGGCCGCTCCCTGGAGCTGACCGGCGACAACGGTACCGACTCCGCGATCGAGGTGTTCAGCGGCGCCACCTCCGTCAGCTGGAACGGCTCAAGCGTCCGCACCAAGCCGACGCCGACCGGCAGCCGTACCGGGTCCATCGCCACCGCGGCGGCCATCTCCCTTCCCGCGCTGACCGACTGGAAGCACACCGAGGAGTCCCCGGAGGCACAGCCCGGCTTCGACGACTCGGGCTGGCAGGTGGCCGACAAGACCACCACCAACAGCACCACCACACCCGGCACCCTTCCGGTGCTCTTCGCCGACGACTACGGCTTCCACACCGGAAGCACCTGGTACCGGGGCAGGTTCACCGGCACCGGCAAGGAGACCGGCATCACCGTCTCCGCGCAGAGCGGCGGCGGCGCAGCGGCCTCCTCGGTCTGGCTCAACGGCACCTTCCTCGGCAGCGCCACCGCCGACGGAGCGAAGACCTACACCTTCCCGCCCGGCACCCTCAAGAACGGCGCGGACAACATCGTCTCGGTGCTCACCGTGAACATGGGCCACGAGGAGGACTACAACGAGTCCAACGGCAACAAGGCGGCCCGCGGGCTGACCAGTGCCACCCTCGTCGGCAACCCGCTCACCTCGATCACCTGGCGGCTGCAGGGCGCCCGCGGCGGCGAGCAGCCCGTCGACACCGTGCGCGGACCGCTCAACACCGGTGGCCTGTACGGCGAACGGGC
Protein-coding regions in this window:
- a CDS encoding discoidin domain-containing protein codes for the protein MPKQSHPSRRTVVATGSTLLAGFGLGVALPGSSFAAEPKKGPGKPTSPGELAAYRPIQVSSTDYAATPGEFAVDKLGSVGVKGSGWRAAAGDPQWISVDLQADCEVDSVRLTFEATVNDPPFVPSTSGNPWDSTTGKEILSSCAVDFVVETSRDQRSWTSVYRTTSGTGGVVDITLDKPVTARWVRLTVRKRSNTNPLGLNGFEVYGTARGHRPDATGWTDWGTHHHTAPDLKTAADGTVPLESGWTLTMDDWAGGEGADLSKPTVDTSGWLPATVPGTVLTSLVDQGKLPDPVTGMNNLHIPEALSRHSWWYKRDFRLPHGLATGSGRHIWLEFDGVNHQADIWLNGQQVGGLTYPFARSAHDITKLLTGGEQALAVKITPMPIPGTPGDKGPEGLSFVDAGANIMNLNSPTYLAASGWDWMPAVRDRVSGIWNHVRLRSTGHAVIGDPRVDTSLPKLPDTSSAELTIVVPVRNADTADHKVTVSAAFDAVQVSQTVTVPAGTSVEVTFAPDAYTKLKLRNPRLWWPNGYGSPDLHDLTLTATVDGRQSDRRETRFGIRQFGYEYDTPLPFTSGSDAYTQSVDLGARQAQYVRIKCLTRATGWGSSLWTLSVFDSSAPDTDLALHKTATASSTDESDHGPENATDGNPDTRWSSSFDDDQYIQVDLGAPVSFDRVDLTWEQAYAQTYIVQVSADGSAWTDAKAVDNTAVPLPFNSGDASLQTEDFTARTARYVRINGGARATSWGNSLWSLAVIDSSLPSTDLALHKTVSASTEDPSNPAKNATDGNPGSRWSSEYLDNQWIQVDLGSAQTFDRVVIVWEAAFPKTYTIQVSDDGKSWTDVKSVDNTPVPLKISVNGVRVFARGGNWGWDELLRRMPLERMDAAVRMHRDMNFTMIRNWVASSNREEFFAKCDEHGLLVWNDFPNAWGMDPPDHQAYNDIAADTVLRYRIHPSVVVWCGANEGNPPAAIDNGMRTAVQSQAPGILYQNNSAGGIITGGGPYGWVEPSRYYDPTTFGSGSFGFHTEIGMPVVSTAESMRNLVGDEPEWPVGGAWYYHDWSTRGNQAPQNYQAAIEARLDSATGLDDFARKAQFVNYENTRAMFEAWNANLWDDASGLMLWMSHPAWHSTVWQTYDYDFDVNGTYYGARKACEAVHVQADPDNWQVIAVNHTPQALRGVTVTARAYDLNGKQLGATRQQKLDVASSDTTQAFTAGWTNGLPDFHLLRLSLADSRGHVLSENTYWRYRDTAAMKALNKARQVKVAASAGRVTRSGERSALTATVTNRGSAVAAMVRLSLLDERSGERVLPTLYGDNYLWLLPGESRSVTLSWPTGALRSGRPALRVEGYNVPRTVARG
- a CDS encoding alginate lyase family protein; the encoded protein is MHFGIIPRVLGLSAALGGVVAAVLMAPASASPAPAPAPAPVKAAAAAAVAPSPAVFTHPGVNLNTAQLDFVRSKVQAAAQPWKAAYDQMMASSYASLSRTPKPRATVECGPTSNPNYGCTDEREDAIAAYTDALAWYINRDDRYAQKSIQLMDAWSATIQNHTNDNAPLQTGWAGSSWPKAAEIIKTVHGNWANSGRFATMLRTVYLPLVVNGSNRTGNWDLTMLEAAVSISVFLDDHASYDTAIGHYLERVPAFVYLSSDGALPKTVPSQHLTTRDQIVSFWFGASTFTTGITQETCRDFTHTGYGISSISHVLETARIQGQDLYPQVGERLRQALGFQSKYELGATVPSSVCGGTVKRGLGPITEVGFNYLNTLHGVAMTNTQALTEQQRPAGSNNLFVAWETLTNAQNPN
- a CDS encoding AraC family transcriptional regulator, encoding MERVLDPLSDVFAALSVRTGSLSGLDAAGPWALRFGVHEHIKIGALLSGSARLGADGGPTVRLAAGDCFLLAAQDHFEMSSDEPGVPMADGDQVFGASTTRIVRLDEAGAATGQERTLVIGGSVHFLDATVARLLDGLPPVTAIRAGTGPARAIQPLLRLCLDEVDATRLGTPVMIGRLTEMLFIQAMRALVEQDPEGTPLRGWLGALADGQVGAALLLMHRAPEHRWTVAALGGAVGMSRAGFAARFKQLVGLPPLEYLQRWRVLTAGRELLAGDRTVASVATEWGYSSEAAFSAAFKRITGVSPGRYRADPLAAAPPLRRAGGHSASFLPHPPLDPPHPPQTMPQVP
- a CDS encoding aldo/keto reductase, which codes for MQYDQLGATGAFVSRIALGTMTFGGAGTPPWNVIGGLDEKAADEIVGIALDGGVNLVDTADMYAGGECEEILGRVLGPRRRDVVLATKLFVRMGKGPNQVGLSRLWVTQALEDSLRRLRTDHIDLYQIHSFDPLTPVEETLGALDDAVRQGKIRYIGASNLAAWQMAKYLGASDLGGLSRFVSQQVYYSLAGRDIEREILPLAVDRKLATLVYSPLAGGFLTGKFDRDGSSDEQSRRAQANNPPVDPDRAYDIVDALRAVAERHGVGVPRVAIAWVLAQPGVTSAIVGARRPGQLTETLAAADLELTAEDLRELDEAGALPPSYPGYVQSAPSNRLPLQG